From a single Equus asinus isolate D_3611 breed Donkey chromosome 2, EquAss-T2T_v2, whole genome shotgun sequence genomic region:
- the BLOC1S6 gene encoding biogenesis of lysosome-related organelles complex 1 subunit 6 isoform X2, translated as MSVPGPSPPDGVLTAPPDCLGAAEPTLGLSDTSPDEGLVEDLMVDDKAVEQLAEGLLSHYLPDLQRSKQALQELTQNQVVLLDTLEQEISKFKECHSMLDINALFTEAKHYHAKLVNIRKEMLMLHEKTSKLKKRALKLQQKRQKEELEREQQREKEFEREKQLTAKPAKRT; from the exons ATGAGCGTCCCTGGGCCGTCCCCCCCGGACGGGGTCCTGACAGCGCCGCCGGACTGTCTGGGGGCCGCGGAGCCTACGCTGG GTTTAAGTGACACTTCTCCAGACGAAGGGTTAGTAGAGGACCTGATGGTAGACGACAAAGCTGTGGAGCAGCTGGCGGAAGGATTGCTTTCTCACTACCTGCCCGATCTGCAGAGATCCAAACAGGCCCTCCAGGAACTCAC ACAGAACCAAGTTGTCTTATTAGACACACTGGAacaagaaatttcaaaatttaaagaatgTCATTCCATGTTGGATATTAATGCTTTG TTCACTGAAGCGAAACACTATCATGCCAAGTTGGTGAATATAAGAAAAGAGATGCTGATGCTTCATGAAAAGACATCAAAGTTAAAA aaaaGAGCACTTAAGCTGCAGCAGAAGAGGCAAAAAGAAGAGTTGGAAAGGGAACAGCAACGAGAGAAggaatttgaaagagaaaagcagttAACTGCCAAACCAGCTAAACGGACGTGA